The genomic DNA GTGACCTGGATCGCCAGAGCCGGCAAACTTACCCCAGCCGCCATGGTGATTCCgcagagaaagggggtggggctCTCGGCGCTGCCGCAAAGTAAGCCGTccgggagagaagggggggaaggggagagccgTGGAGAAACAGCAGCCGCAAAGCGAGGACGGCATAGAAGGCATACGCACGACAGTTCGGTATCCCGCGGCGCCGAATTGGGAAAAGAGAGGGGTGGGGCCTGCCGGCCTGCGCGGAAAAGCCCGCGCCTGCGCAGTGGGACTCTCGACTGGCCCGCCCCTCAGGCACGGCCAATCCGAGTCCCGACGTGGAGGTAGAAGGCGCGGAGGGTAAGCTGTGAGAATGAGCCGCAATCCAGGGCCTCCTCTGGGCGGCGACGTGGCACCGCTGCCAGCTCCGCGCCGCGCGGGGTCCCAGAAGCGTTCCCCTCCAGCTCGGGAACCCGCGGTGACTTGACGGGGATCCTGCCAGCCCCCTAACATCGGGATTGTGGGACACTCACTGGAGCGGAAACAACTCCTGCGTGGATAATTCCATTTGTTCCCGCTCTGGTTTTCTAGAGGGGATGAATGTCTATCCGGAGCCCAGGTCAGAAACCCTCTGCCGAAGTGAGGTTTCCTCGCATGAAATCACCATGCGGCTCCGGGATGCAGTTACTGCAGGAACGGCTCTGGTACTGGTCctgcagcaggggagggccaaGAGAGAACACAGCGGATCCCTTCCGCTCGTCACCCTTAGGGGCAGTTTACCCACGATGGGCTGCCCTTTACCCACGCTCAGGTCGGAGAATGTTTTACCCATTTTAATAAGAGCAGGATGAATTCTGTCAAGTGAGAGAACGGTTGGAGAACCCTGAACCCCAATTTCAGGCCGTCACCATATAAATCTGGGCAGCAGGTAAACGTGGAGCCAAACTCGGTTCTTCTCACAGCTActgccccagccccccagccagCACTCCAGCTGAGTGGGCCCCAGGTGCAGGAACACACCATCATCACGGGCACTCGCAAGTCGTGACAAATGGTATGATGGAACAGGCTGACACACGTTTTGGGGTGGCCAAAGGCACCTCTGAGAAGAGGCGGTAAGGTCTGGGGAGGGGAAGTACTGGGTGGAAATTAGAGGACACTGTAGTGCTTATTAACTAGCAGCTTTATTGCCCCTTAGGGTCCCGGTCTTCACTTGAGGAGGTTTCGAAGTGCTTGAGGGAGGAAAACCTGTAAGAAATGATGGAGGTCAGGGAACAGGCCTTGAGAATCCTGCAGTGGGGTCACAGTGAGAGTCTGGCCGGCCTGGGAGGCCGACGCCACGAAGGTCAGGAGCGGCTCAGCCGCCGGCTTCTGTGCAGCACTGCCGGGTCCTCTCAGCTCCCGGGTTACCTGAGCCTCCGTTGCCAGCCACTCTGCAGCGCCGGCACCGCCTCCGTCTCTGTCCTTGGTTTGCTGCTGCAAGCGTCGCCGGGCACGCCGCCGCCCCTGCCACACTCGGTGCCACAAGGCACAGCGCCAGCTCACTAAGGAGAGGGAcatccccttccctgcctcaccccGAGCCCCTTCTCCTGCTGCCTCAGGTCCTTTGGGCCCCTGCTCTGCCAGTGCCGCATGGCCTGACCGCCCCTCTTCTCCAGGGGCTAGATGCTGCCCGGTCACGTGGGGTGGCTCCCCTGGCCGCCCAGGGCTATGCACGGCCCAGTCCTGCACCGTCTCTCCAACCTCTATAACCATTTCCTCCACCCCATCTTCGCTGGGGTCTCCCGTGCATCCCTGCTGCTCCTCCCGTCCCTCCTCCCAGCTTTTTTCCTGTCCATCTCGTTTCAATCTTTTGCTGGTCCCTCCCTGGGGAGACTCCTCAGGCCCACCTCCCTCTGACCGCAGTCTCTTGGTTCCCTGTTCCATATGGCATCCCAGTGCTTCCCTGAACACCTGGGCCAGGGCAGCAGTGAGCTGGGTGAAGGGAGCAGGGGGTAAGGGGATGGGCGTTGCGGACAGCAAAGCACTGGGGGAGCTGGGCTGCAGAAGAGGGAGCAGCCCCCAGTCCCGACCCCGGGAGGAACGGCGCTGGTACTGCAGGCTTCGGCAGTAATTGGCTGCCGCTCGGGAACAGTTCTGTAGCCTCCCAGCCACCCGGCTGGTCACATTGGCTGCCACATTGTGACTCAGGTCAAAGGGGTCCTGGAGATTCATGGGGCCAAGGCGCAGACCCTCCCAGCGATTAGAGGGCAGGCCCCCTGCCACAGGCAGTGCCTGACCCTCCCGCAGGGACAGCAGTGAGCCACGAAGATCCCAACACGAGACGCAGGAGAAGAACTGGGCTAGCAGAGAacctggaagaggaggaagaccaGGCAGAAAGGGTTACTTAGAGGCCAGAACCGAGACAGGCCTGCACTAGAGGCATTCTCTCAGAaggactttcttttcccttccaagTAGCTCAGAAGAGTGTCAGAAGCCGGGCTCCTCTAGTCTCCATAGACAAGAGGTCCAGCCTCTCTCCCCGTGCCCCCAGCAACATCCTTCCCCAGATGCTGCTCCCTCCCCTTGCTAGCAGTGTAACCTTGAGCAGGCCACTTCATTGCTCCAATGcatggtttcttcatctgtaaaatggcagtaATACTAGCTGTCCCACGAGGTGGTTGTGAGAACCGTGCCTGGCAAACAGCAACTGAGCTATGTCACATCTACGTTTGTGACTAACATCATTTATTAATCCTTTACCGGGCTCCCCAGACTCACTGAGGGGCTCCTTATTGGTGCTGGGCTCCAGTCTTGAGGCATCCCTGGGGAAACTACAGTCCCAGCCATCAACCTCCACCTGTTCGCCCTCACCTGTGAAAGTGAAAAAGGTGAGGGTCAGCCTGGAAGCAGGAAGATTTGGGGGTGGTAAGCAGAGATCTCATTCCTGGGGTAACTTTAGTGCATCTAAACGAGATAAGAGGAAAGCTGATGCTACCAACATAAAGAAGGTGGAGGCCAGGCTGCCGTACCTGCTTTCTGGGTGAGCTGGGATACAGTGGGCAACACAGGAGGGTCCCTGGTCTGAAGGAAATAGATCACGA from Panthera tigris isolate Pti1 chromosome D1, P.tigris_Pti1_mat1.1, whole genome shotgun sequence includes the following:
- the TUT1 gene encoding speckle targeted PIP5K1A-regulated poly(A) polymerase isoform X1, translating into MAAVDSDVQSLPRGGFRCCLCHVTTANRPSLDAHLGGRKHRHLVELRAARKAQGLRSVFVSGFPRDVDSAQLSEYFQAFGPVASVVMDKDKGVFAIVEMGDIGTREAVLSQPQHSLGGHRLRVRPREQKEFQSPASKSPKGAAPDSHQLAKALAEAPDVGAQMVKLVGLRELSEAERQLRSLVVALMQEVFTEFFPGCVVHPFGSSINSFDVHGCDLDLFLDLGDLEDSQPAPKAPESPSLDSALASPLDPQALACTPASPPDSQPPSPQDSEALDFETPSSSLAPQTPDSALASETLASPQSLPPASPLQEDRGEGDLGKALELAEALKEGEKTDGVAMLELVGSILRGCVPGVYRVQTVPSARRPVVKFCHRPSGLHGDVSLSNRLALHNSRFLSLCSELDGRVRPLVYTLRCWAQGRGLSGSGPLLSNYALTLLVIYFLQTRDPPVLPTVSQLTQKAGEGEQVEVDGWDCSFPRDASRLEPSTNKEPLSSLLAQFFSCVSCWDLRGSLLSLREGQALPVAGGLPSNRWEGLRLGPMNLQDPFDLSHNVAANVTSRVAGRLQNCSRAAANYCRSLQYQRRSSRGRDWGLLPLLQPSSPSALLSATPIPLPPAPFTQLTAALAQVFREALGCHMEQGTKRLRSEGGGPEESPQGGTSKRLKRDGQEKSWEEGREEQQGCTGDPSEDGVEEMVIEVGETVQDWAVHSPGRPGEPPHVTGQHLAPGEEGRSGHAALAEQGPKGPEAAGEGARGEAGKGMSLSLVSWRCALWHRVWQGRRRARRRLQQQTKDRDGGGAGAAEWLATEAQVTRELRGPGSAAQKPAAEPLLTFVASASQAGQTLTVTPLQDSQGLFPDLHHFLQVFLPQALRNLLK